The DNA segment CAGGAAAATGATAAAGGTGAGAAGCGCAGTGACTACAGGATTCGCCACTGCTGCCACTGCAAGGAAAGCGTTCATGGGTGTCTAATTACGGGAACTACCTTGTAAGTCTGTTACTGCTCTCTAGGTCTAACACCAGTGCAATTGATTTCTGCAAACATTTTATTATAAGACAATGAGGTTGTCAGATTTTCCAACAACCAAATGCAAATGGAAACAAACTTTAAAAGCTAAAGTCATCAAAGAGAATGGCATTTTAACAATACAGTTTGATTGTTACATTATTGACAGCAACTATTTCTGGAATATCCCTATTTGTAAAATCGAGATGCTCGTTACTTGACCGCTTTATAAAGTGTCTTTGGTTAAGCAATAGCACTTAAAGAAGAAATAAGTAGGTTACGTTGTTGTCCTCAAAGCAACCGTCAGTATCATGTTTACCGATACTAGTTGCTCTTAGCCCTGAGTATGATTCAATGGGCTAGTAAAAAGGTTATGACTGTTACTGGTTAAGTTACACTATCTTGGTTAGAACTAAGTGAGGATAGTTATTAACCTAAATCAGTTCTCAAAAAGAGCATTCATGTCCAAATTTATGATAAACCGGTAAATATACAAAAACCGGTTAAGTTTGCACCCATCTCGATTAATTTGTGTTTGGTTTAATAAAAGCGAAGCGATTTCTGATCTAAAAATTGATACCTTGACACCTGTAAGGAGACAGGTAAATTCTGGCAGTTGTTTAGAGATTAACTAGGCCAAGGAGTTTCTGATTCTGCTGTACACTATCCAAATCTTCTCCCTATAGAGAGAGTCACCATAACTTGCCTTCTAACGCTTGTCCGTTGTCTGAAAGGAAGGACTCTCCGAGTCAGAGAGAGGCATTATCCCCCGCCCCTATTCACATTTTCGGAGCATAATGATATTTCTAAGGATTCCCCTGGAATAATTAAATGGCCTAAGTTGCTTTCAGAGCAAATTTCTCTGTAATCTTTTGGGATTAGCTAAAAACGGAGAGGGAGGGATTCGAACCCTCGAGGGCGCTAACCCTACACGATTTCGAGTCGTGGGCGATCAACCGGACTCCGCCACCTCTCCATATGTCCATAGAACTTGGCCAATCTTGGCGCAGACTTATCGAGTCACAATCATGTCACGTATAAACGGTAGCGTGTCAATAATAACTTGGGATAGACTTTCCCCTATTCAGGTTATCGTTTCAGCACTTCAGCCAAGCATTTAACCCAATTCTGAATGACTCAAGAAATTTTAGGTTCGCACGACACGTTAGATAAAATTGCTGCTGATCAGCTCCCGACGGCAGAACTTGTGTGTTACTACTAGCAAATTAAATCAAGTATAATGACTACAATTAAATTCAGCATATTGCTGATAGAATATGTGTCTTTGGTAAGCGGCCTGCATGATTAGTCATCTGTTGCTGCTAAGCTGTTAGATTTATAACATCAAGACCAAGTATACTTGCAAATCCACTGGTAGTTTACAAATATACAATTCTAAAATATTAAGCAATTATAGTTACTTTGCTAATCTAAATATCAGTATCCAACTGAGCGTTGGCAAGCAGTCATTATATCTTTGTTGTTTGTTGTACGCCTTTCCTCTAGTTTTGATAAGAACGGATAGAAGTGATAGGTGTAGAATTATAGGTTTGTATGACTGTGATGATGATGGTTGTCAATTTACGATGCACTGGCTAAGATCAAACAATTTGATTTCAAGATAGCAAGTATCTGTTAGCAATTGAAGTGAGCAGTTTCCCAATGGTCAATTGCTGCCGAATGTTAACATTAAAAATGTTAACATTCGGCAGCAACAACGAGTAAAATCTTAAGAACAATATGACCAACTAAAACACAACGATCCGGATAATCTAAATAAATGCTCCTCTAGAAAGAAAATAATTTTAAACAGCATATTTACAACAGAATTAGTCACTCAACCACTCAGAAGAAGCGGAAATCCCAAAGCCTCTCGTTCAGCCAGCCATGTTTCTGCTACCCCCCGTGCCAAGTTGCGAATCCGGCTGATTGTGGCGGTGCGTTCTGTAACTGAAATCAAACCACGCGCTTCTAATAGATTAAACACATGGCTACACTTGAGTACGAAATCAAGAGCTGGTGCCGGCAACAACTGTTCTATAAGATCTGCTGCCTCAGCTTCGTAAATGGAGAATAACCGTTTGAGCCGCTCTGGATTAGAAGCTTCAAAATTGTAATAACATTGGCCTCTCTCAAAAGGCAACCAAATATCACCATATGTATGGCTTGCGTTCCAGCGCAGATCCCATATATTTTCTATATCTTGAAGGTACATAGCTAGTCGCTCAAGACCATAGGTAATTTCAATTGACACCGGCTTGCAATCCAGACCGCCGCACTGCTGGAAATAGGTGAACTGGGTAATTTCCATACCATCTAGCCACACCTCCCATCCGACACCCCAAGCCCCGAGAGTGGGCGACTCCCAGTTGTCCTCAACAAAACGAATATCGTGATCGACTAATTTAACCCCTAATGTCTCAAGGGAAGCGAGATAGGTCTCCTGAATTGAATTTGGAGACGGTTTGATCAGAACTTGATACTGAAAGTAATGCTGTGCTCGGTTCGGATTATCTCCATAACGTCCGTCTGTGGGGCGGCGACAGGGCTCGGTGTAAGCCACAGCCCAGGGTTCAGGACCAATTGTGTTTAGTACAGTATGAGGATTCATGGTGCCAGCCCCTTTCTCAATGTCGTAAGGCTGAAGCAAGAGACAGCCTTGGCTAGCCCAGAATTCGTTTAACGTGCTGATAATGTCTTGAAAATACACGAATCCTTCTATGATTAGGGTTATAACTTATGAGATGGTAGAATGGTAGTGAGATCAAAAAACAACAGACCATTGATCTAACGGTTTACCAGCAATTTTTTTCGATTACAAATAATTGAAGGTTTAATATACTTTCTTTTCCAGTTTAGGTCTATTAGTAGAGTGACAAATTAAAAACTAATTATAAGTATGGACGCTTACACAATATATAGTTTATTCTAAGAAATAGAAGGGAAGCAATCAGATATAAAATAATTACACTTACTTTAGAAGTATAAAAGATATAGCATCAATTATAAAAAGATAGTCTTACTTTAAAATAGATGTTTGGCAAACAATAAAATTATTAAATATCTTTATTTTACGTTTTTTCGAAATTTATATTTATTCAATATAGAAATTTAGGTAGTGTTAGAAAGCTTTATATTATCAAGTAAGATTTTTAGATTATTAATCTTAGTGCAATAGTAAAGTATGGTTTTAAGTTTGTTAAAATACCTTATGTTTATTAAATAATGTCAGTATAAATAACATCATTATTTATACTGACATTATTTAATATTATTACTTTAGAAATATAAGTTAGTTTTTTAAGATATAAGCCTAATATTATTGTTACTAACTAAAATATAATACTAATCTTGATTAAAGGATAATAAAAATGTTAGTTAGTGATTAATTTAAAAGTAAATTATAAAACAGTAACTTTTAAAAACAAAAATAATAATTACGGCAAGATTATTTGTATTCTATTTATTTTAAATTATATAATATTTACTAAAATTATTTTAATATATAGAAATTATAAAATGAGATAATTTTTAAAGTAATTTGGTAGTATTTGCACATTAAGAATATAAAACGTAATCAATTTAGTATGAACTAAAGTTTGATATAAACTATATGCAGTTTATAAACTGTAATGTCTGAAAGATTTGATGTTCTTGTTGAAGGGATGAGTGAAGAGAACGCATTGTCATTGATAATGGCTAAAACATCAGACATTCAAAGGCCATCAGACCGTTACTTTGCAGCGACACGTCTTGGCTTAAGTAGTAGTGAAGAGACATTAGATGCTTTATTAAAAGCTACTAGTAAATTAAGAACAGATGAATTATACGATCGAATAACACGACGAAAATCAATTGAATCGTTAGGAAGAAGAAAGGATAAACGAGCCATACCAATTTTAATTAATATTTTAAAATGCGTAGATACTGAAGCTGTAATTAATGCTATTTATGCTTTAATACGTATTGGTTGGGATCCAGACTTGAAGGAACAAAATTTACTGTTATCAATATTAAATGGAGTGAGTACAAAGACTCGAGCAGTTATTCAAGCTCATACAAGACTAGAGATTAAAAATTCAAAAGCTGAATCTAGTATCCAATCGCTTTGTAATGATGAGCAAGTTTTAGTATCAGGTGCAGCAAGAGCTTATCAAGCAAGAGTATTTAAGAGAAATTATTTGCTGGATCCGCTTATAGATCAATTATCAAATATTATTGCAGGTAAAAGACGCTCCGCTGTAATAGATTTAGGCGATGCTAGAGACTGTAACAGGCTTGCTGCCTTAATACAAGCACCAGTATCTATGTCGCTTAGAGCAAATAGTTGTTTTCAAATAGTTGAAAATCAAAGTTTGGTTCAATCTAATGACTTGGCTTTGTATCTTGAAACTCTTTTAACTGATAATCCGAAACGTTTGAATATCAGAAAAGAATGGCAATGTGGGCTTGATGTAAATGAGATAGAACGACGCTTGAGCCATCAAGATGAAGCTATTCAATATGGGGCAGCTCTGAGCCTTATGTCTCTTGATTTGGAAAGTTGCTTAAATGTGGTTGATAGCATGCAAGAAAGACTCTGGTCAGACTATGTCACAAATTATTACTTAACATGCATCATCGGCTTGAGAGGATTATCTGAAAAAAGTTATCTAATAAAGTCAGCTCTTCATGAAACTACTCCTCAGTATACAAAGTCAAGAGTTGCTGCTGCTTGGGCATGCTTAAAACTAGAGCTTTATGACCAATTAGAAATTATCTACGAGTTGTCAAACTCTGCATACTGGAAACCCCTTCGTTGGACTTGTCAACAAGTTTTTACTCGCTTGGTTGACAAGCAAAGAACCCTTATAAAGACATAAATTCTGTTATTTTAACTAAGCAAGGAAGAGTTCTTATCTTACCACTAAATGACATGAATCTCACATAAATGTGTAAATATAATCACATTTATGTGAGATTAATTTATATATATTGTCATATAAAAATTCATTAGTGATTATTAATATAGCAGTAAAGTTGGATTGAAATTGTATGCAGAATCGTAGCTTATTATAGAGAACTACTAAAGATCAAAACACAAATAAAATTTTTAGAGGCGTTAAGACACATCCAAACTAGCTAGAGTTTATGACGAATATTTTTATCTAAATTAAACAATTAGTTGAATCAAATAATGTATAATTAAATCATCATTTGAATTATAGTCCTTCTGTTTACATAGTTATATTAAACCGATATAATTTTTTAACTTACTCTCATGAAACAGTTGAGTTACTGTGATATCTTTCAGAAATTTATCTCGATATTAACTATTAGTTAATTGGCTGTAAAGTCACCTAGTAACACTATTAAATTGTAGTCTTGCTAACTTGTAAGTAATCGGTCTAAGTATAGTTTTTTTAATTAAAATTATGTAATATTGCAAATTGCACCTTAAGCAGATGCGTTGTAGCTTTGTTGTAATGGCTTCGGTTAATCTAGAACTGATAGAGAATAAATTAGCCTGAATTATATCAACCTAAATAACAGACATTAAAACTAATAAATCACTTGGGATGTCGATAATCTTGACAAGATTATCTCTGAATTCTTTATACCTAGAATATTGGCGAAATTTTATTTTTGCGTTTATTGAGATCAAGGACTTTTCTAATGCAAAACATACTGCTCGTAAACAAATTTAAAATAATCTGTTGGTAAATTAAAACCAAGATGGTAGATCTTATAAAGATTAATTTTATAACACTAAATGATAATAAAAACACTTAATAGTTTGATATTTATAATCTGAGTCGAAATTAATTTGCATTTCAATCAAAAATAAAAGCTTTGTTTTTATTTAAGCATTCTTAAGTTAGTCAATATAAGCTTGCGGTGGGTCCGTTTGGTTTAGAGAATGAGATGCAACAATGGTTTATTTAAGGTCAATCAGTAAAACTGTATTTATCCAATTATCAGGAAGTTTTTAACGGTAGCTGAGACAAATTTAAGATCGAGTACAGTTTGTTCTAATTTTATCTTTTCCTTTAGCTTACCCAAACCTAAAGTTGGATTACGCCGCAAGTACCTCAAATGACACTGTAGGCGTGAGGTTATGCATGCAATAACAATAAGCCCATCTGTCCTCCGGCCATAGATCGATGCTGAGACTTTGAGAAACCTGCTGTATTCGCCATTGCTTCTTGATCAGTTCCTACGGGAAAGCGCTGAAGACTGCGTTCCAAATAAGCATATTCATCGCCTAAACCTATAGCGGCAGCGACAGGAACTACCAACTGACGAAAGTAGAAGCGCTGAAATATGGCCGCAGCTGTACTGGAGATCAAGCGGTTGAGATCTAGCACTCCTGCACGACCACTTGGTTTCAGTAAACGGTGCATTTCCCGCAGACCCATCGCAGGATCAGTCAGGTTTCGGAGACCGTAAGCCATTACGATTCCGTCTACACTCCTTGACGGCAGTTTTGTTGCCAAAGCATCCCCCTGATTAAAAGTCACGGGTAACCAAGGCTGCCGTCGCTGTCGCTCTCGGGCCAACTTTAGGGGAACCGCAGCAGTATCAAGACCAATCACCCTGCCCTTAGGGCGAACATGACGCGAAAGTTCTAGGGCTATATCACCCGTGCCACAGCAGAGATCAAGCCAGATTTCTCCAGGGACAGGCTTCAAAGACCGCACTACCTGTCTCTTCCATTGGCGATGCAAGCCAAGACTAAGAACGTCATTGAGTCGGTCATAACTAGGAGCAATGGTGTTGAAAAGTTTCTTAATAGCAGCTGAATTGCCTGATTTCATGGCCGAATCTTTAAACCACGAGCTAACAGGTTTGTTTTAATCTGCTCCACGGTGAGAATGCCGTCGTGCAACAAGGATGCCAATAATGCTGCTGAAGCATGTCCACCCTTAGGTCCGGTTTGCAACACCATCGCAATATGATCAAGACAACCAGCACCCCCAGAGGCGATCACGGGTATTGATACAGTAGAAGCCACGGCACGCGTCAGCTCCAAGTCATACCCGGCCTGTGTTCCGTCTCCATCCATGGAGGTCAACAGGATCTCGCCTGCACCAAGGTCGGCCACGCGTCTAGCCCAGAACAGAACGTCAAGACCGGTGTTTTTACGGCCACCTTGAACGTAAACATCCCAGCCGCCGGAGAGACGCCGCCGCCGGGCGTCGATTGCAACGACGATGCACTGGCGGCCGAAGTGTCGAGCACCTTCCCTAACAAGCTCGGGCCGATGCACCGCTGAAGAATTCAGGCTGACCTTGTCAGCGCCGGCGTGCAGTAACTCGGTAATGCCTTCCACGGAATTGATTCCACCGCCTACGGTGAATGGGATCGTCACCGAATCAGCCGTGCGTCGTACCAGATCCACCAGGGTGGTTCTTCCTTCATGGCTGGCTGCGATGTCGAGAAAGACCAGTTCATCGGCGCCAGCGCGGCTGTAATGATAGGCAAGTGCCACCGGATCCCCAGCATCACGAAGTCCAGCGAAGTTGACACCTTTCACTACTCGTCCACCAACAACATCCAGGCAAGGAATCAGACGTGAGGCAACCATTGTTGTGATGCAAAAGCGACTGTTAAGGTTGCGCCATTCTCCAAGCTTTCCAGACAATGTCCCAGACCATCTCGATTACCATCGGATCTAAGATCAGGGTTTCTCGCGTCCGAGACCGCATTCCCAAAAGCCTGGTGGACCTTTTAAAAAAAGATCCCAGCGGAACGGTAGAGGAATTCCGTACAGTGGACGGTAAAGGAATCGGTGTCGTGGTGAAGCTTAATGATGGTTCCACTAGCTGGTTCTTCGAAGATGAGATCACAGCCGCTTGAGTGTTGATCCTGTGAGCGATGTACGCCAGCTGTTGGGTATGAAAGGTGCCTCGGGCACCACCACTAGCATCTGGAAGCTGCGGCTGCAGCTAATGAAGCCCGTTACTTGGATTCCCTTAACCTGGGGTGTTATCTGTGGTGCAGCTGCAAGCGGGGGATACCACTGGAAACTAGACCATGTGTTGGCCGCATTCGTTTGTATGCTGATGAGTGGTCCACTATTGGCTGGATTCACCCAAACCATTAACGATTTTTACGATCGCGAAATTGATGCCATTAACGAGCCATATCGACCTATTCCATCTGGAGCAATTCCCCTCGGCCAGGTGAAGCTACAGATTTGGGCGTTGCTGTCGACTGGTCTAGGTGTTGCTTATGGTCTTGACATATGGGCGCAACACACGATCCCAGTGCTGTTTTTCCTCGCCCTCGGTGGCTCCTTTTTGAGCTTTATCTACTCGGCCCCTCCCCTAAAGCTAAAGCAAAATGGTTGGTTGGGCAACTATGCCCTCGGTGCTAGCTACATTGCCCTCCCATGGTGGGCTGGTCAGGCACTATTCGGTTATCTCACTTGGAGCACAGCCCTATTGACGCTGATCTACAGCATGGCGGGGCTCGGCATTGCCGTGGTGAATGACTTCAAAAGCATTGAAGGCGATCGAGCCCTAGGGCTTCAGTCCCTTCCAGTGTTGTTTGGCATCAAGCGAGCTAGTTTGATCAGTGCCGGAATGATCGATCTCTTCCAGCTTGCCATGGTTGCAGTTTTAATCGCCATTGGTCAAAACTTTGCAGCGGTGCTTCTGGTTCTTCTGATCGTACCCCAGATTACTTTTCAGGATATTTGGCTTTTGACAGATCCGATCAAATTCGACGTTAAGTACCAAGCCAGCGCACAACCCTTTTTGGTGCTTGGCATGTTGGTTACTTCTTTAGCAGTTGGTCATAGTTCCTTGACTCATGTGATGTGAATCACACCCGCTTGCATTGGGTTTTCATCGCTGGAACAGCTGCTGCTGTCGGTATTGGCACCGCCTTTGGGACCCGCGCTTTCACACAGCTCGTAGATTCAAAACTGCCAGATGCACGAGGCATCGCCAGCTTCAACCGGCCAGGAACGATTACTCTTCTATCATCTAGGGGTAGAGTGATCCAGAAGCTGGGCCCCGCAACCCGGGATAAAGTTAGACCGGGCGGGATGCCCTTAATTGTTCAACAAGCATTTATCTCTGCAGAAGACCGGAGATTTTTTCAGCATGATGGTGTGGATAGCTGGGGGATCGCTCGGGCTATTGTCACCAATGTTCGTCAGGGTGCGATCCGTGAAGGAGCAAGCACGATCACCCAACAATTAGCCCGTATCGTTTTTTTGAGCCAAGACCGCACTATCACGCGAAAACTAAAGGAAGCAGCTCTATCTCTCAAGCTGGAGCGCCAACTCAGTAAGCAGCAGATTCTTGAACAATATCTCAACCACGTGTATCTAGGTTCCGGTGCTTATGGAGTATCGGATGCAGCTTGGATTTATTTCTCTAAAACACCTGATCAACTCACGATTCCAGAAGCTGCTTTGATAGCGGGGTTGCCTCCAGCTCCATCAATTTATTCACCACTGGTGAATCCAGGGCTGGCCATCAAGCAACGCGCGTTAGTGCTTAACCGCATGGTCCAGTCGGGATGGATAAGCCGAGATGCAGCTAAAACCGCCAGCGAGTCCCCTCTAGCACTCAAGCCAGCCACGCCAAAATATTTCAATAGCGCCGCTCCCTACTTCACCACATGGGTAGCCAAGGAGTTGCCTAAACTAGTCACACCTGAACAACTTGAAGTAGGTGGATTGAAAGTCAGAACGAGTCTCATTCTCGATTGGCAGTTTAAAGCACGCGATGTAATCCTTGAAAACGCCCCCTTCGATACCGAGGGAGTTATGGTATCGATCGAGCCCGACACCGGTCTCGTTCGGGTGATGGTAGGCGGCCGCGATTTTTCTAAAAGTCAATTCAACCGTGCTACATTGGCGCTCCGCTCGCCGGGATCTACGTTCAAGTTATTTCCTTATGCAGCAGCAATCGATCTAGGCCTTAAACCGGAGACCATTGTTGTTGACGCTCCACGCTGCTGGAACGGGTACTGTCCCAGAAATTTTGGAAAAAAGTATTTCGGGAAAATTTCCTTAGCCGACGCCTTGAAAAACTCCCTCAACACCGTGGCAGTTCAGTTGCAAGACACAGTTGGTTTTGATGCCATCATAAAAACCGCTAATCAATTTGACATAGGCACTAATCGGCCATTGGGCAAGTACTACCCGATGGCGATAGGTGCCTATGAACAGACAGTCCTCGATATGGCAGCAGCCTATGCCGGTGTTGCTAATCGTGGCATGTTTATAAAGCCAACTCCTTTTGAAGAAATCCGTGGACCGGAAGACCACGTTCTCTGGAGTCGCAGGGTAGACGGATTTCGGGGTCGGCGAGCACTCGATATTGATGTAGCCGATACTATGAACTGGATGTTTCAGCGGGTTGTGTCCGGCGGAACTGGTATTGCCGCAAAACTTGAAGATCGACAGGTAGCTGGTAAAACCGGCACCTCAGAGGGCGCACGCGACCTCTGGTTTATCGGTTCTATCCCCCAGTTGACGACGGCTGTCTGGTTTGGTCACGATAACAATCGGGAAACCAAAAGCAATAGTGGTCAAGCCGCTTGGGCCTGGAAACAATATATGTTGCAGATCGAAAAGGAAATTCCTATTCAAACATTCCCCCCCAAGCCGGTACTGAACCGTCCGTGGCGGGTGCCGGGTAAGGAAGAGTTGAAGATTACAGAGAATGAAACTGTTTATGCTGGTCGTAAACATGAGGACGAACCTACCGATTCTTCAGGGGTAATTGAGCTTGTACCTCAGGCACCATCACTTGGCAGTCCGTTTCCCCAACTGCGTCCAGCCCCTGCGCCTCCTCTCAGGGAATCTGCACAAACTTTAAAACGGAATTGGTTAAAGCCTAAAATTCAAGCGCGTTGAAATAGGGTTGGACAAACCTCGTTCCCAATTTTACCTTTGTACGGCCACAGCAGTTGCTTTTAAAACAACTTTGATGAAGAACAGACACCGACAGCGGATCTATTACGGGATTCATAAATCCTCAATCGCCCCTAGCTGCATATAAAAGCACGATACGCTCATGAACAAAATCAAGATCACAGCAAAGCCGAGTTGCGATATGTATCTTTCACATAAATAACTCGGGCTAGTAAGTGAGTTAATCTATGGCTCAAAGTAATTTACACCACCTAACCACACTTCTCCAAGACACATCACTTTCCTTTTAAGACAGCACAAATGCTCAAGAAGCCTGCCAGTCTGGGTGTTAGCAATACAGCCATATGATTTTTAGACATATAAATATTTTTCGCCCTACCCCGAAAGATTGGAAAGTAATAGTTATGGCCCGGCGCCTTATATGCCATCTTGGATTTGACGCGTGAAAAGATCAGAGGTTGGCATTACATGCCGATGTTACCGTCGCCGCACCTAACCAGGCAAGTGCTACCTCAGGAAAGGCAGAATGGCAGGCGAGTAATGAAAAATACTCTTGGTCCGATTGAGTCGTCAATTACTAGGTTTTTTCCTGAGTTTTTCAGAGACAAGTGCCTTTCACTCACTTTCTGAGCTCTAGTAATGCCTCGAGGCAAATCATTTACAGACGAAGGCCAAACGATTACAATCTCTTTCTGTTGGTCTGGCCGCACAGTAGCTAAGTAACGATTTTCGCGACATACGAGCAAATAATGCATCTTCTTATAATTCTCTAGCTATAGGAGACTTCCAGATTCAGCCTAACCTGTGTTACTTAAAGCGCGATGCTGGTAAGTCAAGTATTTTACAAACTAGCTTGGTTACACCAACTTTTTCTCAGAACTCTTTGGGGCGTGACTTTGAGTGCAACGTTCTAAGACCAAGTTTACATGGGCTTTCATGGCGGCCGCACTCCACGCTTAACATTGTCTGTTAAACGGAGTAGTCCACATGAGCGGTACGTCTGGATGCCAGAGAAATTTTTTTAATTGCAAGCGACCATCCAGGCAAATTGGAATACCCTCAGCAATAAGCAACTCCCTCTGAATCCAGTCACTGCCTTCACGAGTACAGCTCATTGAGACTCGGCCTTTAGCATTCACTACGCGGTGCCAGGGAACATCAGATGGTAGTCGGAGTCGCCTGAGCGCCCAACCCACTTGCCGACCATACCCCCACGTGCCCATCAGGTCAGCTATTTGTCCATAGGTAGCCAGCTGGCCATGAGGTATCCGCCTCACAGTGGAATAAACACTCTGATCAAAAGAACATTCTGGCATTAATTCTGCGCTCAAGAAGCCTCCCACATACGCATTTTGCAACAAGTAAGGCAGGCTGTCGTATCTATCCTGCCATCCTAAAATGCCAAAGAGAGGTTCTGAGGATTGTCTAATGTGCAATTACCCAAGGGTTTCCATTTAAATTTTCCTTTCGATTTTTTCATGCCCCTGCTGCCGCGTCGGTTTCAACGATTCAAGTCTGTCTTGAATCACCGCATGGCAGATCTCACCGTGCTACTCGAGCATGTGGAGAAGCCTCATAATCTCTCTGCCATTCTGCGTAGCTGCGATGCCGTTGGGGCATTGGAAGCCCATGCTGTGAACCTAGATGGCCGGCCACTGCGCACTTATAACAGCACTGCTCAGGGCAGTCAGAAATGGGTACCCCTCAATGACCATCCCGATATAGAGACGGCTGTCAGTGTCCTGAGGAACAAAGGGTTCCAGTTGTTTGGTACCTATCTTGGGATGGATGCTAAGGACTACCGCGACTGCGACTTCACCGGTCCAACAGCCTTTGTTTTTGGAGCTGAAAAATGGGGGCTAAGCCATCGAGCTCGGGATCTGATGGATGAAATTCTATTTATTCCAATGCGAGGTATGGTGCAGTCTCTGAATGTCTCCGTTGCTACGTCTACACTCCTTTTTGAGTCATTGCGACAGCGGCAAATTATGGGGATAGCACCCACTCAAGGAGAGGGGCTTCAGCCAAACCATTACCAGCGGCTGCTACTTGAATGGTCTTATCCAGAAGTTGCCGCCTGGTGTCGTGAGCAAAACAAGCCCTACCCAGCTCTCAATGAAGCCGGGGAGCTCATGGAAGAGCTGCCGCGTACGGTCAAGCTTCGCTATTAAAACCTAATAAAATCTTGATCTTTATAGAAGTTCAGACAACTCGATTGTCACAGACAGACAAGGGATCGATTCGTTAATACACGGTTACATGTTCCTAGGCTAAGAGTTAGGAGGAAGAAATGCTTTAATACGATAATTTTGATCATGTATATCAATAGTTAAGCTATTCTTTTCGATGAGTTTCTGTTCTCGTGATGTGCTGGCTAGTAGCTGTACGGGGGTTTAATCTCACTCTCAGTAGGAGTTGTTGTAGATTGCTTCAGACAAACAAAAGGCAATTAGCTAAATTCATCCTTCTCTAGAAGTAGATTTTGGCCGGATAACAAAGTTAAATACCATAATGGCAGTTTCAATGACTTCTTCAAAACAAATTAAGCTGGCTATATCACTCAGAGTGATTTTTACTAATTAACTAGAATTAGGATGGTTACTGCGGGTACAGAAATTCGACTCTCTAAACTCACTGTAATAATATACTAAATAATATAATCTCAGTCTGATGCTGGGCGAGCTTCACTACCACTTAACCAAGCTTCGATCCCTTCACCAAGAAACGAAAGACCGAGCACAAGGGTGAACATAGCTAATCCTGGGAATAAGG comes from the Synechococcus sp. M16CYN genome and includes:
- the glyQ gene encoding glycine--tRNA ligase subunit alpha, whose protein sequence is MYFQDIISTLNEFWASQGCLLLQPYDIEKGAGTMNPHTVLNTIGPEPWAVAYTEPCRRPTDGRYGDNPNRAQHYFQYQVLIKPSPNSIQETYLASLETLGVKLVDHDIRFVEDNWESPTLGAWGVGWEVWLDGMEITQFTYFQQCGGLDCKPVSIEITYGLERLAMYLQDIENIWDLRWNASHTYGDIWLPFERGQCYYNFEASNPERLKRLFSIYEAEAADLIEQLLPAPALDFVLKCSHVFNLLEARGLISVTERTATISRIRNLARGVAETWLAEREALGFPLLLSG
- a CDS encoding HEAT repeat domain-containing protein, whose product is MSEENALSLIMAKTSDIQRPSDRYFAATRLGLSSSEETLDALLKATSKLRTDELYDRITRRKSIESLGRRKDKRAIPILINILKCVDTEAVINAIYALIRIGWDPDLKEQNLLLSILNGVSTKTRAVIQAHTRLEIKNSKAESSIQSLCNDEQVLVSGAARAYQARVFKRNYLLDPLIDQLSNIIAGKRRSAVIDLGDARDCNRLAALIQAPVSMSLRANSCFQIVENQSLVQSNDLALYLETLLTDNPKRLNIRKEWQCGLDVNEIERRLSHQDEAIQYGAALSLMSLDLESCLNVVDSMQERLWSDYVTNYYLTCIIGLRGLSEKSYLIKSALHETTPQYTKSRVAAAWACLKLELYDQLEIIYELSNSAYWKPLRWTCQQVFTRLVDKQRTLIKT
- the ubiE gene encoding bifunctional demethylmenaquinone methyltransferase/2-methoxy-6-polyprenyl-1,4-benzoquinol methylase UbiE; protein product: MKSGNSAAIKKLFNTIAPSYDRLNDVLSLGLHRQWKRQVVRSLKPVPGEIWLDLCCGTGDIALELSRHVRPKGRVIGLDTAAVPLKLARERQRRQPWLPVTFNQGDALATKLPSRSVDGIVMAYGLRNLTDPAMGLREMHRLLKPSGRAGVLDLNRLISSTAAAIFQRFYFRQLVVPVAAAIGLGDEYAYLERSLQRFPVGTDQEAMANTAGFSKSQHRSMAGGQMGLLLLHA
- the hisF gene encoding imidazole glycerol phosphate synthase subunit HisF, yielding MVASRLIPCLDVVGGRVVKGVNFAGLRDAGDPVALAYHYSRAGADELVFLDIAASHEGRTTLVDLVRRTADSVTIPFTVGGGINSVEGITELLHAGADKVSLNSSAVHRPELVREGARHFGRQCIVVAIDARRRRLSGGWDVYVQGGRKNTGLDVLFWARRVADLGAGEILLTSMDGDGTQAGYDLELTRAVASTVSIPVIASGGAGCLDHIAMVLQTGPKGGHASAALLASLLHDGILTVEQIKTNLLARGLKIRP
- a CDS encoding DUF2862 domain-containing protein — protein: MSQTISITIGSKIRVSRVRDRIPKSLVDLLKKDPSGTVEEFRTVDGKGIGVVVKLNDGSTSWFFEDEITAA
- the chlG gene encoding chlorophyll synthase ChlG is translated as MSDVRQLLGMKGASGTTTSIWKLRLQLMKPVTWIPLTWGVICGAAASGGYHWKLDHVLAAFVCMLMSGPLLAGFTQTINDFYDREIDAINEPYRPIPSGAIPLGQVKLQIWALLSTGLGVAYGLDIWAQHTIPVLFFLALGGSFLSFIYSAPPLKLKQNGWLGNYALGASYIALPWWAGQALFGYLTWSTALLTLIYSMAGLGIAVVNDFKSIEGDRALGLQSLPVLFGIKRASLISAGMIDLFQLAMVAVLIAIGQNFAAVLLVLLIVPQITFQDIWLLTDPIKFDVKYQASAQPFLVLGMLVTSLAVGHSSLTHVM